Proteins encoded by one window of Bombus vancouverensis nearcticus unplaced genomic scaffold, iyBomVanc1_principal scaffold0045, whole genome shotgun sequence:
- the LOC143304638 gene encoding omega-amidase NIT2-A-like, whose amino-acid sequence MPEIEGDKLYNTCTIWGPDGTLIARHRKVHLFDIDIPNKITFRESDSLSPGNSLTTFDVKGCKIGIGICYDIRFEEMARIYRNKGCQMLIYPAAFNMTTGPLHWSLLQRFRANDNQLYVACISPARVP is encoded by the exons atgcctgaaatagagggcgataaattgtacaatacctgtactatttggggtcccgatggaactttgatagcaagacaccgaaag gtacatctattcgacatcgacattcctaataagattacttttcgagagagtgattcactcagtcctggtaactccctaacgacgttcgatgtgaagggctgcaaaataggtattggcatttgctatgatattagattcgaggaaatggcacgcatttatcggaacaaag gttgccaaatgctgatatatccagcggcattcaatatgaccactggaccactgcactggtcattacttcagcgtttcagagcgaatgataatcaattatacgttgcctgcatatcaccggctcgtgttccttaa